The genomic segment TTCACATTGTGGATATGAGCGTCAGCTTTTGCTGAAATCCGTCATCCGGGTCGCGTACACCTTTCGGTCGTTATGTCACATAAGCGGCGTGCGGGAGTCGAATGGTCTTGGCCGTCTCAATCGCAGAGGTCGAAGTGGGCTGGCGCCCCATTCCAAGGCGAGAACAGGTTGCTACCTGTCCAGTAGCTGACTTCGCCGTTGCGGACGGATCGCTTTGCACGAAAGACCGTGTCCGCCGTCAGTCGTTCGAGGCAGCCGGGACCGATGTCGGGGACTTCCAGACCCCTCTGGCCATAGCCATCGTCCGATATCGTTCGAGCGGGTATGGCCATCAGCAGCGCCGCGTACTTGGTCTCCTTTAGCACGATCGCGAACTGGTTCATGATCACCGAGTAGCCTGTGTTCGCGTGAACGATGCGCGGATCGTGCGCCGCTAGGTCCTGGATCAAACGCGAGACCGCTTCGGGCGCGATGAGCTTGGATTTGTCGCGGATGATCCCGTCGCTCGCGTCTCGGCACCAGTCCCGCACATGCCCGGACGTTGCGAGCGTCATCGGGATCTTGGTTCTGCTGGCGAATCTGCGCGCTGACGGCAGATAGTCGGAGGTCGTGACGAAGATGCTTCTCTGCGCCGCCTCCACATCGGCGACACCGTGAAGTGCCGCTACGGCGGAGAGGTCGATCTTGTTCTTCGGCGCGTAGTGCTTGGCCTGGACGAGGGTCAGTATGTCGCCAAGCGGATCGCGCTGCAGGATGCGAATGTCGACGCCACCGTCGTTGGTGCCTGGGCCGAGTTCGCAGGTGAACCCCTGGCTCTGGAAGATCCTGAAGAGAAGTATCTCATACTCTCTCCATGTCAGGCGCTCGAGATCAGCCGGACGCTTCGAGAAATGCGAGTACAGCTCCTCGTAGACGTCGGCCACGTCCTGCTGGACGAGGCTGCAGACCCACTGCCAGTTCGCTTGGTTGAGGAACGGCTGGAGCAGCGGGTTTTCGTCCGCGGGATATATGTGTGCGCTGACTGCGTCGTTTCGCTCATACCAAAAGCCGTGGCGCTCGAGCAGTTCGTGGAATTCGAGGTCGAGGCCATCGAATTCGCCGTCGAGCGCTCGGCCTAGGTCGCCGTCGAAGTGAAGGATCGTGACGACAGGCGTGATTCCGGGTTCTCCGTCGACCCGTTCCGCGTAGGACTGGAAGCCGCAGTCGAACCAGAGTTCGTGCCGGGTGGCCCACTCCTGGACCGAGCGCTGGAGATTTGCGATCACGGCGTCGAGCTCTCCATCGGACGGCGGCCGCGGCGTACCGGTTTCGTCGGCTTCTCCCGCCTTCATAAATCACATCGCCTGTCGGAAGTGGACGACATGCTACTTCTTCGAGAAGTCGATCTGCAGCTTCTCCCGGTACACCCCGATCCGCTTGCTCGCCCGATCCACGATGTCCTCGTAGAGGAGGGTCTCGGCGTACAGCTCGCCCAGCATGCGTCCGGTGTCCGGATCTTCTAGAGCGCTAGTGTGGAAGAAGCTGCGACCGGACGCGAACTTCTTCCAGCCAATCATTCCCAACGGATCGAGCGTGTCTCCGACCAAATAGCCGTAGAACTTCTTAAGGCGTCCGTTCGACTTCGCTGCAAGCAGGTGCGCGTAGCGCGACAGGTCGCCGATGTGCTCGTCCAATGGAACGCCCGGCGCCTTGAATTCTATGATAATCGCCGAGCCCTCCTCTCCGAAGATCGCGATGTCGGGCCGCTTGGCGGAATGATCTTTGGTCCGGCGGCGCAGGGTCTCCGCCAACTCGGCGTCGATGGTAGGATCGAACAGCTTCCCTCCGTCGTCCCATTCTATCTGGGAGAGCGGCTTATCGGACGCGATGTAGTCGTAGTACTGATACTCCTCGCTCAGGAGCCAGATGTCGTGGTCGGTCGTCTCACGGCTGTCCTTCCGCATCGGGAAGAAGATACTGTGGATGATCTGCTCGTCCTTGCGACGCTGGCCGTCTTCGACGGCCTGCACGGCGAGGGCGCGTCCGCAGGCGAGCTTTAGGACTTCGACGATCGCCGCCCGACGGACGACGAGCTGGGAGAGGTTCGCCATGTCGAACGTCTTGAGGTACGAGGTGTACTTCCACGACAGTTCGTTGATCTTGTGGCGGAAGTCGGCGGTGTGCGGCTCAGCCGTCTCGATCTCTGCGCGCAGGTCGAAGATCTCGGCGGTGTCGGCGACGATGCGTTCCTGATACTTCTTCAGCACGCGTTCGGCGACCGACTTGGCGGTGTCGCCGTAGATGACCCGCGTGTCGGTGTCGGTGAGCATCGCCTGGATCACGCCGAACTTGTCGGCCACGTCCCTGATGACTTCGTCCTTGCTCCAGCCGGAGGGGGTGACCATCTCCGCAATGATGGGATCGATCTGCTCGAAGATGTCGGCGAATGCGACGGTCGCGTCGGTGAAGAGGTCATAGACCGGCATCTCGTCGGGAATTTCGTGGAATCCGTCGCGCTGCTCGTTAACGCGCCGGTCGAGGAGGTCGGCCTCGATCAGCACGATGTGGTGGAAGCCTTCGACCGGGCGGTTCTGCTCGGCGACCGTCTTCAGGTATCTCCTGGTTATGTCGAGTACCGGCGAGGATCTGGCGCAGAACGAGATCGCGTTGCGCGGAAGGTCGTAGGTCTGGGCGTCGAGCCGGTAGTGGGAGAGCGTGAAGGTCTGCGTGCTCCCGAGCGGATCGCCGGATTGTGGATCGCGTTCGGCGACCTCGGTCGACCTGACCACCGTGACTTCCGGCAGATCCGCCGCTGATAGACTGCTCCGTTCGACGCCACCATTGGAGTGTCGGGTCTCAAACGAGATTACGAATTCGCCCAGCTGCGACTTGAGGCTCACAAGTCGCTGCAGGAACGCGATCAGCATGTTGCGGCGCATGTTCGCCGCCGAGAAGACGTCGGCCAAGGCTTCGGTCTTGAACAGCTTTGCCCGGGTTGCGTCCCTGAGTCCCTCGAGCCTGATCGCGGTGCCTATCTGGCGTTCGTCTCCGCCGGTGATGATGAAGTCGGCGACATCGATCTTCTTGCGTGCGGCGTCGGGCAAGAGTGTGCGAGTGGCGACCCCGGCCTCGTTGCGGAACGTGCTCCGCACCCCCACGCGCTCAAAGTGGTGGAAGTACTGGATGCGGCCCGAGCCCTTGCACTTACCGATCCCGGCGATGGCGAGGTCGTCCTTGTAGGACGTATCCTTGGTCACGAACGCGTCCGCTTGGTCGTCACCGAAGCCACAGCCATTGTCAGTGCAGGTGATCGATATGTCCGTGCCATCGCCAAGCAGACCAGACGAAGATATTTCGGCCTCGATCGAAACCACAAGACTCCGGGCCCCTGGATCGGCGTGCTGTCGGATCAGGAAGGCGTCGATCGAGTTCGAGATGAGTTCTTCTAAGACGACGTATCCGTCCGAACTTATCTTGGTGTTCTTGAGGCTTCCGCGGATATCGAGCGTCATTTTGAATCCATTGGAAGGCTTACTTTAATGAGGCAGTCTTGCGGGGGCAGACGACCCGAAGTCAAGTGCCTTGGGAGGCGGCCGCGGCTCTCCAAGTTCGGTCTCATACATCAGCCGCGGCTTCGCCAAGAGAGCCTCGTGCCGGGGGATCCGGATCAGCCGGCCGGGGAAGATCTCGTTCGGGTCGTC from the Sphingomonas morindae genome contains:
- a CDS encoding restriction endonuclease, with the protein product MKAGEADETGTPRPPSDGELDAVIANLQRSVQEWATRHELWFDCGFQSYAERVDGEPGITPVVTILHFDGDLGRALDGEFDGLDLEFHELLERHGFWYERNDAVSAHIYPADENPLLQPFLNQANWQWVCSLVQQDVADVYEELYSHFSKRPADLERLTWREYEILLFRIFQSQGFTCELGPGTNDGGVDIRILQRDPLGDILTLVQAKHYAPKNKIDLSAVAALHGVADVEAAQRSIFVTTSDYLPSARRFASRTKIPMTLATSGHVRDWCRDASDGIIRDKSKLIAPEAVSRLIQDLAAHDPRIVHANTGYSVIMNQFAIVLKETKYAALLMAIPARTISDDGYGQRGLEVPDIGPGCLERLTADTVFRAKRSVRNGEVSYWTGSNLFSPWNGAPAHFDLCD